A DNA window from Corvus hawaiiensis isolate bCorHaw1 chromosome 11, bCorHaw1.pri.cur, whole genome shotgun sequence contains the following coding sequences:
- the TSEN2 gene encoding tRNA-splicing endonuclease subunit Sen2 isoform X2: protein MQGYFGKGILSRSRPVFSISDPLLVAKWRGVNTNMPIITSQKYQRRVQWAKSVLQEQGLDDCSVTKILDSYTKPLGLPFSREDGAEQTGDSCTSVGPNPENTEPSRQSAGSEGAQSPEGQNGGSKEGGDAAMDPGSGSRDQEQGDSREMAEGSCHRDPPVLCGCEGKQSPEQRAWQGMDLRECAPEYVLVQEEEEGSSCPEDDSTCAQGNLVKKEVLVCRKNPFRIFEYLQLSLEEAFFLVYALGCLSIYYGEEPLSIVKLWEVFSEVKPDFKTTYMAYHYFRGKGWVPKVGLKYGTDLLLYRKGPPFYHASYSVIAELVDDNFEGSLRRPLSWMSLSGLNRTTANASKELMLCYLIRPSDMTAEEMSTPECMKRIKVQELIVTRWVSSRERSEQDEF, encoded by the exons ATGCAG GGCTACTTTGGAAAAGGGATCCTTTCCAGGAGCCGGCCAGTGTTCAGCATTTCAGATCCTCTGCTGGTGGCCAAGTGGAGAG GTGTTAACACAAACATGCCCATAATTACATCTCAAAA GTACCAGCGCCGTGTGCAGTGGGCTAAAAGtgtcctgcaggagcagggcctCGACGACTGCTCCGTCACCAAAATCCTGGACAGCTACACCAAacccctggggctgcccttctCCAGAGAGGATGGGGCTGAACAAACTGGAGACAGCTGCACCAGCGTGGGCCCAAACCCAGAAAATACAGAACCATCCAGGCAATCTGCTGGCAGTGAAGGAGCCCAAAGTCCTGAGGGTCAGAACGGGGGCTCCAAGGAGGGAGGAGATGCAGCCATGGATCCTGGGAGTGGCTCCAGGGACCAGGAGCAAGGGGATTCCAGAGAAATGGCTGAAGGATCCTGCCACAGGGAccctcctgtgctctgtggctgcgaggggaagcagagccctgagcagagggcttggcaggggatggacTTGAGGGAATGTGCTCCGGAGTATGTGCTGGtgcaagaggaggaagaaggaagctCCTGTCCTGAAGATGACTCCACTTGTGCACAAGGAAAT CTTGTCAAGAAGGAAGTATTAGTATGCAGAAAAAACCCATTTAGGATTTTTGAGTACTTACAACTCAGCTTGGAAGAG gcttttttcttgGTGTATGCCCTGGGATGTTTAAGTATTTATTATGGTGAG GAGCCCCTGAGCATTGTGAAGCTGTGGGAAGTGTTCAGTGAGGTGAAGCCTGACTTCAAAACCACCTACATGGCCTATCACTACTTCAGGGGCAAGGGCTGGGTGCCCAAGGTGGGGCTGAAGTACGGCACGGATCTCT tGCTGTATCGAAAAGGGCCCCCCTTCTACCACGCCAG TTACTCTGTCATTGCTGAGTTGGTGGATGATAATTTTGAAGGTTCCCTTCGCAGACCCCTCAGCTGGATGTCCCTGTCTGGGCTGAACAGAACAACTGCAAATGCTTCTAAG gagCTCATGCTCTGCTATTTGATCAGACCTTCTGACATGACTGCAGAGGAGATGTCAACCCCAGAGTGTATGAAGAGAATCAAGGTTCAG GAACTGATCGTTACTCGTTGGGTTTCTTCCCGTGAGCGCAGTGAACAGGATGAATTTTAA
- the TSEN2 gene encoding tRNA-splicing endonuclease subunit Sen2 isoform X1 yields MAEAVFHLPRRKRRVFESYEAPFPVDVGGKDFRVCQAEIINNNVIVRNPEDIEQLYNKGYFGKGILSRSRPVFSISDPLLVAKWRGVNTNMPIITSQKYQRRVQWAKSVLQEQGLDDCSVTKILDSYTKPLGLPFSREDGAEQTGDSCTSVGPNPENTEPSRQSAGSEGAQSPEGQNGGSKEGGDAAMDPGSGSRDQEQGDSREMAEGSCHRDPPVLCGCEGKQSPEQRAWQGMDLRECAPEYVLVQEEEEGSSCPEDDSTCAQGNLVKKEVLVCRKNPFRIFEYLQLSLEEAFFLVYALGCLSIYYGEEPLSIVKLWEVFSEVKPDFKTTYMAYHYFRGKGWVPKVGLKYGTDLLLYRKGPPFYHASYSVIAELVDDNFEGSLRRPLSWMSLSGLNRTTANASKELMLCYLIRPSDMTAEEMSTPECMKRIKVQELIVTRWVSSRERSEQDEF; encoded by the exons atgGCAGAAGCAGTATTTCACCTcccaagaaggaaaagaagagttTTTGAGTCGTACGAGGCTCCCTTTCCTGTGGATGTAGGGGGGAAGGATTTCAGAGTATGCCAGGCTGAGATCATTAACAACAATGTGATTGTGAGGAACCCAGAGGATATTGAACAGCTCTACAACAAG GGCTACTTTGGAAAAGGGATCCTTTCCAGGAGCCGGCCAGTGTTCAGCATTTCAGATCCTCTGCTGGTGGCCAAGTGGAGAG GTGTTAACACAAACATGCCCATAATTACATCTCAAAA GTACCAGCGCCGTGTGCAGTGGGCTAAAAGtgtcctgcaggagcagggcctCGACGACTGCTCCGTCACCAAAATCCTGGACAGCTACACCAAacccctggggctgcccttctCCAGAGAGGATGGGGCTGAACAAACTGGAGACAGCTGCACCAGCGTGGGCCCAAACCCAGAAAATACAGAACCATCCAGGCAATCTGCTGGCAGTGAAGGAGCCCAAAGTCCTGAGGGTCAGAACGGGGGCTCCAAGGAGGGAGGAGATGCAGCCATGGATCCTGGGAGTGGCTCCAGGGACCAGGAGCAAGGGGATTCCAGAGAAATGGCTGAAGGATCCTGCCACAGGGAccctcctgtgctctgtggctgcgaggggaagcagagccctgagcagagggcttggcaggggatggacTTGAGGGAATGTGCTCCGGAGTATGTGCTGGtgcaagaggaggaagaaggaagctCCTGTCCTGAAGATGACTCCACTTGTGCACAAGGAAAT CTTGTCAAGAAGGAAGTATTAGTATGCAGAAAAAACCCATTTAGGATTTTTGAGTACTTACAACTCAGCTTGGAAGAG gcttttttcttgGTGTATGCCCTGGGATGTTTAAGTATTTATTATGGTGAG GAGCCCCTGAGCATTGTGAAGCTGTGGGAAGTGTTCAGTGAGGTGAAGCCTGACTTCAAAACCACCTACATGGCCTATCACTACTTCAGGGGCAAGGGCTGGGTGCCCAAGGTGGGGCTGAAGTACGGCACGGATCTCT tGCTGTATCGAAAAGGGCCCCCCTTCTACCACGCCAG TTACTCTGTCATTGCTGAGTTGGTGGATGATAATTTTGAAGGTTCCCTTCGCAGACCCCTCAGCTGGATGTCCCTGTCTGGGCTGAACAGAACAACTGCAAATGCTTCTAAG gagCTCATGCTCTGCTATTTGATCAGACCTTCTGACATGACTGCAGAGGAGATGTCAACCCCAGAGTGTATGAAGAGAATCAAGGTTCAG GAACTGATCGTTACTCGTTGGGTTTCTTCCCGTGAGCGCAGTGAACAGGATGAATTTTAA